One Bacillota bacterium DNA segment encodes these proteins:
- a CDS encoding DEAD/DEAH box helicase family protein, whose translation MATGTIDQLIINSAFEEPKYHWKYNLQTQSFVKEPGRRPAGYFVAGQGTNQYNDIGIFIELPLVNKIRPRVKAWRESGYPGVTGITKKLLEHWYDKNERIYQFFFCQLDAMETLIWLTEAPDAEKVGIEIPSDGGLFKRICSKMATGTGKTTVMAMLNAWQILNKVTYPQDKRFSKNIFIIAPGLTVKSRLQVLNVSGENNYYLQFNIVPSSLRDKLRQGNVRIDNWHSLAWDSPEKIAKKKGVDKRGAKSDEAYTREVLGDMANAQNIIVINDEAHHAWRINPETKVSKDLKSDIEEATIWIGGLDRIHKTRGIHTCYDFSATPFAPSGKKNDEEALFEWIVSDFGLNDAIESGLVKTPRVVIRDDGTPDIETFKSKLYHLYKAEEICSDINRAAQPEEPLPDLLSNAYRLLGLDWLELYKSWKEQGAMVPPVMISVVNRTETAARIKYAFDHKKIKIDELCEPDLTIHIDSKVLEMAESEAIDVSEIPDNSDNDDEDTPVRKLSKKEQAAILRETVDTVGQRGRRGEQIRNVIAVGMLSEGWDAKTVTHIMGLRAFSSQLLCEQVVGRGLRRTSYDVDENTGLFAAEYVNIFGIPFSFLPHESGEDGGGGGNTPPKTQIEPLKEKIQYQIEWPNIVRIERILKPKLTIDINKVDAIVINAEEYRLRADLAPIIDGQTDLTKCTEIDLEKLDKELRMQRLIFEASASVYEQMQSSWQKEGTKLALLGQVISLAEQFLKSDKIIINPPLFNMGELRRKIIINLNMNKIVQHLWSYIKLEYTEKIVPIYDTNKKILSTGDMNIWYTSKPCAVTEKSHISHCVYDSGWESAEAYRLEKNGNVAAWVKNDHLGFEIVYIFDGVVHKYRPDFLIKLINGKMIVLETKGQETRRDKEKRKALKEWILAVNQDGSFGEWFCEVSYNIADIDGIIARYC comes from the coding sequence ATGGCAACGGGTACTATAGACCAATTAATTATCAATTCTGCATTTGAGGAACCCAAATATCACTGGAAATATAACCTTCAAACTCAGAGTTTTGTTAAAGAACCGGGGCGGCGGCCTGCGGGCTATTTTGTAGCGGGACAAGGCACTAACCAATATAACGATATAGGAATTTTTATCGAACTCCCGCTTGTTAATAAAATAAGGCCAAGGGTTAAAGCATGGCGTGAGAGCGGATATCCTGGCGTTACCGGCATTACGAAAAAACTTCTTGAACACTGGTATGACAAGAATGAGCGTATTTATCAGTTTTTCTTCTGCCAGTTAGATGCTATGGAAACACTCATATGGCTTACAGAAGCCCCTGATGCGGAAAAGGTAGGTATTGAGATCCCAAGCGACGGTGGTTTATTTAAGAGAATATGCTCAAAAATGGCAACAGGCACGGGTAAAACCACCGTTATGGCTATGCTCAATGCCTGGCAAATACTTAACAAGGTTACATACCCGCAGGACAAGCGATTTTCTAAAAATATATTTATTATCGCACCTGGTTTGACTGTTAAGAGTCGTTTGCAGGTATTGAATGTATCAGGTGAAAATAACTACTATTTACAGTTTAATATTGTTCCCTCTTCACTCAGGGACAAGCTTCGCCAAGGTAATGTTCGAATAGACAATTGGCATTCCCTCGCATGGGATTCTCCGGAAAAGATTGCTAAGAAAAAGGGAGTAGACAAGCGCGGAGCAAAAAGTGATGAAGCTTACACCCGTGAGGTATTAGGAGATATGGCTAATGCACAAAATATTATTGTTATCAATGATGAAGCGCATCATGCCTGGCGTATCAACCCTGAAACTAAAGTAAGCAAGGATTTAAAGAGCGATATAGAGGAGGCAACTATTTGGATTGGCGGCCTTGACCGTATACACAAAACCAGGGGAATTCATACATGTTACGATTTTTCCGCTACCCCTTTTGCACCTTCCGGGAAAAAAAATGACGAAGAAGCTCTCTTCGAATGGATTGTAAGTGATTTTGGTCTCAATGATGCAATAGAATCAGGCCTTGTTAAAACCCCAAGGGTCGTAATCCGCGACGACGGCACACCTGATATCGAAACATTTAAATCAAAGCTCTATCATCTGTATAAAGCCGAGGAAATTTGTAGTGACATAAACCGTGCGGCACAGCCTGAGGAACCGCTTCCCGATTTACTTAGCAATGCTTACCGACTGCTTGGTCTCGACTGGCTTGAGCTTTATAAGTCATGGAAAGAACAGGGGGCTATGGTTCCTCCTGTGATGATTTCTGTTGTGAATAGAACAGAAACAGCAGCTCGTATTAAATATGCCTTCGACCATAAGAAGATAAAAATTGACGAACTATGCGAACCGGATTTGACAATTCATATTGACTCCAAAGTTTTAGAAATGGCTGAAAGCGAGGCAATAGATGTATCAGAAATTCCTGATAATTCCGATAATGACGATGAAGATACGCCTGTAAGGAAACTCAGTAAAAAGGAACAGGCGGCTATTCTGCGGGAGACCGTTGATACAGTTGGTCAAAGGGGCAGGCGAGGCGAACAGATACGTAATGTTATAGCAGTCGGCATGTTGTCTGAGGGTTGGGATGCAAAGACCGTTACGCATATTATGGGATTGCGGGCCTTTTCTAGCCAATTGCTTTGTGAGCAGGTTGTTGGTCGTGGACTTCGTCGTACCTCTTATGATGTTGACGAAAATACAGGTCTTTTTGCTGCTGAATATGTAAATATTTTCGGAATACCTTTTTCTTTCCTGCCACACGAATCAGGTGAAGATGGCGGCGGAGGAGGGAATACCCCTCCTAAAACACAGATTGAGCCGTTGAAAGAGAAAATCCAATATCAAATCGAATGGCCAAATATTGTGCGTATAGAAAGGATACTAAAGCCTAAACTAACTATTGATATAAATAAGGTTGATGCCATTGTGATTAATGCTGAAGAATATCGTCTGCGTGCAGACCTTGCTCCAATAATCGACGGACAAACCGACCTGACAAAATGTACCGAGATAGACCTTGAGAAGCTTGATAAAGAGCTGCGGATGCAAAGGTTGATTTTTGAGGCATCTGCATCTGTTTACGAGCAAATGCAGTCTTCATGGCAAAAAGAAGGTACAAAGCTGGCATTGCTTGGACAGGTCATTTCTCTTGCTGAACAATTTCTAAAGTCAGATAAGATAATAATCAATCCTCCACTTTTTAATATGGGTGAATTGAGGAGGAAAATAATAATAAACCTTAATATGAATAAGATTGTTCAACATTTATGGAGCTATATAAAGCTTGAATATACGGAAAAAATTGTGCCAATTTACGACACTAACAAAAAAATACTCAGCACCGGTGACATGAATATCTGGTACACAAGCAAGCCTTGTGCTGTCACCGAAAAGTCTCATATAAGCCATTGCGTCTACGATAGCGGCTGGGAATCAGCCGAGGCTTACAGACTTGAAAAGAATGGGAATGTAGCTGCATGGGTTAAGAATGACCACCTTGGATTTGAGATTGTCTATATTTTTGACGGTGTGGTACATAAATACCGGCCGGACTTCTTAATAAAGCTTATTAATGGGAAAATGATTGTACTTGAAACAAAAGGCCAAGAAACCCGTCGTGACAAGGAAAAGAGAAAAGCTCTGAAAGAGTGGATTCTGGCAGTTAACCAGGATGGTTCATTCGGTGAATGGTTCTGTGAGGTATCATATAATATAGCTGATATTGATGGGATTATTGCAAGGTATTGTTAG
- a CDS encoding pseudouridine synthase yields MERLQKFMARCGVASRRRCEEIIEEGKVKVNGKTVTGMG; encoded by the coding sequence GTGGAGAGACTGCAGAAATTCATGGCAAGGTGCGGGGTGGCTTCGCGCCGAAGATGCGAGGAGATTATAGAAGAGGGAAAGGTAAAGGTGAACGGCAAAACAGTAACCGGGATGGGAT